One stretch of Cygnus atratus isolate AKBS03 ecotype Queensland, Australia chromosome 28, CAtr_DNAZoo_HiC_assembly, whole genome shotgun sequence DNA includes these proteins:
- the GLMP gene encoding glycosylated lysosomal membrane protein — MRRLLLLLAGLLAAAGGREVSMQYNPGWNGSSVNLLHVQAVGPNDTLHYVWSSIGAPAALLVVTEGTSSALRINWTQLLSPAPAGAIWIEPAGSVVYSTAVVFTKVFEYSKASALEEVFYPTYDLSNFSWDSVNRTLNHTALTAEFVGGPAADPSGSFSNGSLAFRVTAYETSGRDGTLPGLLHTTNSSKVEFVLAGAAPRGNSSWFALEMATVEEAGVVQRLRSARSIDDEYTPTIFEMFSLVAESRNDSSALSFLQWKATAYGSQAPRREDSIQCRSGSLKAANWTLPRSSIVHAYFGEGIGSTYTISAVNISFGGEDGSIYEEKRYLSWSALLGFGQPPKDTFSPLVISIMAVALGTPMVLLVVGSCVVLFAQGKRYTEYEPIN; from the exons AtgcggcggctgctgctgctgctggccgggctgctggcggcggccggcggccgGGAG GTGTCGATGCAGTACAACCCCGGCTGGAACGGCTCCTCTGTCAACCTGCTGCACGTCCAGGCGGTGGGGCCCAACGACACCCTGCACTACGTGTGGAGCAGCATCGGGGCCCCCGCTGCGCTGCTGGTGGTCACCGAGGGCACAAGCAGCGCCCTGCGCATCAACTGGACCCAGCTGCTCTCGCCCGCTCCCGCTGGAGCTATTTGGATCGAGCCTGCTGGCAGTGTTGTGTACTCCACCGCTGTTGTCTTCACCAAG gtGTTTGAGTACAGCAAGGCCAGCGCGCTGGAGGAGGTCTTCTACCCCACCTACGACCTGTCGAACTTCTCCTGGGACAGCGTCAATCGGACCCTGAACCACACTGCCCTGACGGCCGAGTTTGTGGGTGGCCCAGCTGCTGACCCCAGCGGCAGCTTCTCCAACGGCAGCCTGGCGTTTCGG GTGACAGCTTACGAGACCAGTGGCCGCGATGGGACCCTGCCCGGCCTTTTGCACACAACAAACAGCTCTAAAGTGGAGTTTGTCCTTGCTGGGGCGGCCCCACGGGGCAACAGCTCATGGTTCGCCCTGGAGATGGCCACGGTGGAAGAGGCAGGAGTGGTGCAGAGGCTGCGCTCGGCACGCTCCATCGACGATGAGTACACTCCCACCATCTTTGAG ATGTTCTCCCTGGTAGCTGAGTCCCGAAATGACAGCTCCGCGCTCAGTTTCCTGCAGTGGAAGGCGACAGCCTATGGCTCGCAGGCCCCCAGGCGTGAGGACAGCATCCAGTGCCGCTCCGGCAGCCTGAAAGCAGCCAACTGGACCCTGCCCAGGTCCAGCATTGTCCATGCCTACTTCGGGGAGGGCATAGGCAGCACCTACACAATCAGTGCTGTCAACATCTCCTTTGGGGGTGAGGACGGAAGTATTTATGAGGAAAAGCGCTACCTGAGCTG GTCTGCGCTGCTGGGCTTTGGGCAGCCCCCCAAGGACACCTTCTCTCCCCTGGTCATCTCCATCATGGCCGTGGCGCTGGGCACCCCCATGGTGCTGCTAGTGGTGGGCAGCTGCGTGGTTCTCTTCGCCCAGGGGAAACGCTACACTGAGTATGAGCCCATCAACTGA
- the TMEM79 gene encoding transmembrane protein 79: protein MAAADPILPPEEVPLLELGKVAPATPLDKVPPAPNEHAGDPNATLLWDQCQHGGRGQKEPTETKRRSSPEGGLEDPEEAAPVCPPAESKDDEAHGLPVMAAHVFVPINPQCIERKKQSTPWPQKEGKGGCVPHGDRPNGLRQKQVFLPASPLRYRDPAGFEGLVAKPSAERSSCPCIRDCSADGLKAMASVVGALFLCPCLIYGAYVFLPFDAPLLPTISARLVYTLRCAAFATFPIVLGMIVSGISRLCSSALEPFGELQQEVEIHRTYVSQSVHLFILYFFNMAVLATYLQQEVLKLIPLLTGLFAISRLIYWLSYAIGRSFRAFGFSMTFLPLLAMLLWNLYSMFVLEPENLLAVAAPKSQDRSKEGGAKLRYWG, encoded by the exons ATGGCTGCTGCCGACCCCATACTGCCCCCAGAGGAGGTGCCTttgctggagctggggaaggtGGCCCCGGCCACCCCCCTTGACAAGGTGCCTCCAGCCCCAAATGAACACGCAGGGGATCCCAATGCCACCCTGCTGTGGGACCAGTGCCAGCACGGTGGTCGGGGCCAGAAGGAGCCTACGGAGACTAAGAGGCGCTCAAGTCCTGAGGGGGGCCTTGAGGATCCCGAGGAGGCTGCTCCTGTGTGCCCCCCAGCTGAATCTAAAGATGATGAAGCCCATGGGCTGCCTGTGATGGCGGCCCACGTCTTCGTGCCCATCAACCCGCAGTGCATTGAGCGGAAGAAGCAGTCCACCCCGTGGCCCCAGAAGGAGGGCAAGGGAGGCTGCGTCCCCCACGGGGACAGACCCAACGGCCTCCGCCAGAAGCAGGTCTTCCTTCCCGCCAGCCCCTTGCGCTACAGGGACCCAGCAGGCTTCGAGGGGCTAGTGGCTAAGCCATCAGCTGAGAGGTCATCGTGCCCATGCATCAGGGACTGCAGTGCCGATGGCCTCAAGGCTATGGCCTCGGTGGTGGGGGCCCTGTTCCTGTGCCCCTGCCTCATCTACGGGGCCTATGTCTTCCTGCCCTTTGATGCTCCGCTCCTGCCCACCATCAGCGCCCGCCTGGTCTACACGCTCCGTTGTGCTGCCTTTGCCACCTTCCCCATTGTCTTGG GGATGATTGTCAGCGGCATCTCCCgcctctgctcctctgcacTGGAGCCCTTCGGAGAGCTACAGCAGGAGGTGGAGATCCACCGCACTTACGTCTCCCAGTCCGTCCACCTCTTCATCCTCTACTTCTTCAACATGGCTGTGCTGGCCACTTACCTCCAGCAGGAGGTCCTCAAGCTCATCCCCCTGCTCACAGGGCTCTTTGCCATCTCCCG GCTGATCTACTGGCTGTCATATGCCATTGGGCGTTCCTTCCGTGCCTTTGGCTTCAGCATGACCTTCCTGCCCCTCCTGGCCATGCTGCTCTGGAACCTGTACAGCATGTTTGTCCTAGAGCCTGAAAACCTCCTTGCTGTGGCAGCGCCGAAGTCCCAGGACCGCTCCAAGGAGGGCGGGGCCAAACTCCGGTACTGGGGCTGA